The following proteins are co-located in the Xiphophorus maculatus strain JP 163 A chromosome 24, X_maculatus-5.0-male, whole genome shotgun sequence genome:
- the LOC102236536 gene encoding uncharacterized protein LOC102236536, producing the protein MISYVDCLGGEGAGPGASSHCWNRGPDEERDELLPRKMAALQPKTEGSLRRRLLSAKIYQQQSAMLGLNARPASPSGDRKPLPPHLQGNPWHLPPRQHVHPSLPLEAHGKLFFSPESCVKSQTSPLQVPRPSCPILSHRRRTSSCPPSPEPRPGYALPAPNLLGVTNPPKEPEVPPQYRYQPTKRRKTRFLWFRRRQGNGSKQEALSTTPLLQKAGDRDSKWSVHYSTQKPPQGLRFIPGKRRSGSADDLRAYNGLTQHDRFKPRPPSPTFAPLCGLDQSEGGAHRGWRSRGRAMSSASSDEDEKFFLPNTRPMTPLVLNPISLTSSWDDGSDTEPLQRLPTPEEKMRQQAEAVAADIVPINVTGESFDRQASFRRTISNGDSLNRRPQKLSRRKTVSVISDDVIPKPSAPVNLPGQYSTVGRLPSSSSSSHQQKSMEEAMEESERGRKEGPSTSRRIRAPKGEVMSSLMASLTSSPNVGKQPNSCHSSSSEIDSLPRIPTNSSLSLEVSFNSTTYRTLSASSSYSQSQDQQGFPSDFQPLLPYDSNARVIPQSPSSSSSCFPSSPVNSCISDTPSQLQSEWSYPSDGPLNVGSSHYLSSSSIADSVSQFSYHALADQTMTQENTQNFSDGDSCSGESWSYRPLSPASSIHSGFTQDKRCVSEEGWNCEPLLSSGRSTPLCIDNTSLCSEKMSSSPLLNREKRKSSTSAFYSRSMTRSISLRKSKRPPPPPLRSDSLRRRPGRSKASRSTTSPRPDRSPRVDRSSLHTPKSSPQTFPDPWVPRSNAKRRQSGLNCGTVTTFEPLSPNSQKATTTDSDPSSANPMSPKHCQALNPGYPSSEDKDLKLSLNHQPDSSVAGLQRLASPSSGYSSQSNTPSPGTPVSSPQNPSSPLTASPGAFSLPPTSPFFTSCSSISPFSPTASSLSRTRSRGKEKPRPPVPQRKSSLLSSSFSSSSSLSSYTSSDSLARQSLLTGIPPPPPPPPLPQSTPPASKFCPPTPDLPPPPPPPPPPPLPQSTFPVPEFCLHASCLPPPPPPPPPLPQSSPTIPGFCLPVSPAITSIPPPPVQSSSSSPPSPLKTPSKPEFCFHVPPSLTKPPPFPNGLPALSLPPPPPLPIPTRPPPPPYSYAVRQTSHHSLVSTVPSHFDPLSLYQPSQPSFELSDTADSPPLPPSPPSPALPEPSSFSFLPSSLGTSPRPHSHLITAQALQRVKLRSVKNQAVLDTEHDPTDSQLHPEVRANRSQREKTQQDCDVLNESFLNCLANADAEVSGAKQATCNTNPLIVSTEVKQSVLYCKDPIKSESRISTAESGEAKIQRQHGSSVSQKDHDVKFSKEITQNVRVNGQQNKDSDMCPPVASVNVSSPDSPWVKMCPDDDDTYCMNNNIQNPPLEQLSSEADFAKHIKCLREKTTNVTEKINEYERNEKNKSEIQNKTDVKNNNTDLWSSNPRKLYSPEKPVPPKKPDLGILGPLTSPKPRRGPGGPNSPGRITESFPRHNASDSFNTQSYTCSTSNMPLPKHLTVNSDNSEIPGCLMNSRNSPASSPQRQKPQIFHKKPDPSLTSPKTAKPAFASKHTGEKLNGTSATGDTLETQTTMETRSTLETTAGNTYNKSCSSSQMVDASETHHSSGSPLMGMGPSGARKTTSTWTEAIQPGVAEPGFGRIIGTRQQDEEITNHRRFMKSSLAEDEEEEEEEDRLEEKERKKTVMMMMMMTSSNKKGKSRRVRKRRPGRHLLMMSQKMEPSPSSSSSSSSSSSSSSSSSSEDEPDVIKERISRRRKFKVCNQETSDSESSYTLIGQSRISLSSLLSTESLQGELSLPDLLIKEPDEEEEEPGKEEPQQKDDEAKEASRSSDDDVFVNVSADQMLISGRPRTTEDLFTIIHRSKRKMLGRKDFGEVPLSSSSSSSSSPLETPTDPCLTRAAGFRNPRSARSESFKALLLRKGSRVEASSRISAVERLCVGQFPPPADPQKMPPPPLTSDPLDDGRSSSFLSVNAPPLSPCELSMMFGWRRRDLMLLTSSSPVLVFSSSHMRPRSLTPPCSSSRRFAGRCRLFAAPMTAILEGEDEEEDGEILVGRESSLSMVEAS; encoded by the exons ATGATTTCTTACGTTGACTGTCTGGGCggcgagggggcggggcctggAGCGTCGTCACACTGCTGGAACCGGGGACCCGACGAAGAGCGCGATGAGCTTCTTCCACGCAAGATGGCCGCCTTGCAGCCGAAAACGGAGGGCAGCCTGAGGCGGCGCCTGCTCAGCGCCAAGATCTACCAGCAGCAGAGCGCCATGTTGGGGCTAAACGCCAGGCCGGCGTCGCCTTCAGGTGACAGGAAGCCCCTCCCACCTCACCTTCAGGGAAACCCCTGGCACCTCCCACCGCGGCAGCATGTTCACCCTTCCCTCCCACTGGAGGCTCATGGGAAACTCTTCTTCTCCCCTGAGTCATGTGTGAAGAGTCAGACCTCGCCCCTGCAGGTGCCGCGCCCCTCTTGCCCCATCCTCAGCCATCGGCGCCGGACCAGTTCCTGCCCCCCGTCCCCAGAGCCCCGCCCCGGATACGCCCTTCCTGCCCCCAACCTGTTGGGCGTCACAAACCCTCCAAAGGAACCAGAGGTGCCACCGCAGTACCGCTACCAGCCCACCAAGAGGCGCAAGACCAGATTTCTTTGGTTCCGACGTCGCCAGGGGAACGGCTCGAAGCAGGAAGCCTTGTCAACCACACCGCTTCTCCAGAAAG CAGGGGACAGGGACAGCAAATGGTCTGTTCACTACAGTACCCAGAAGCCTCCGCAGGGTCTGCGCTTCATTCCTGGGAAACGGCGGTCGGGCAGCGCTGATGACCTGCGAG CTTACAACGGGCTGACTCAGCATGACCGCTTCAAGCCCCGCCCACCAAGCCCCACCTTTGCTCCATTGTGTGGTCTGGACCAATCAGAGGGCGGCGCTCACAGAGGCTGGCGGAGCAGAGGCAGAGCGATG tcttcagCGTCTTCAGATGAAGATGAGAAGTTCTTCCTCCCCAACACGCGACCCATGACCCCACTGGTCCTGAATCCCATCAGTCTCACTTCCAGCTGGGATGATGGATCCGACACAGAGCCTCTTCAGCGCCTTCCAACGCCGGAGGAGAAGATGAGGCAGCAGGCGGAGGCCGTCGCCGCTGATATAGTTCCCATCAACGTAACGG GTGAGAGTTTTGACCGACAGGCCAGTTTTCGGAGAACAATCTCTAATGGCGACTCATTAAATCGAAGACCTCAAAAACTGAGCCGCCGTAAAACCGTTTCTGTGATATCAGACGATGTCATCCCCAAGCCTTCGGCTCCAGTGAATCTGCCTGGCCAGTACTCAACAGTGGGTCGACTtccttcctcatcctcctcctcacatCAGCAAAAGAGCATGGAGGAGGCGATGGAGGAGAGTGAAAGGGGCAGAAAGGAGGGACCGTCTACCTCCAGGAGAATCAGAGCCCCAAAGGGTGAAGTCATGTCCAGCCTCATGGCCTCCCTCACCTCCTCACCAAATGTTGGCAAACAGCCCAACTCCTGTCACTCGTCTTCCTCTGAGATCGACAGCCTCCCCCGTATTCCCACCAACTCCTCTCTGAGCTTGGAGGTCAGCTTTAACAGCACCACCTACAGGACACTCAGTGCTTCCTCATCTTACAGCCAG TCGCAGGATCAGCAAGGTTTCCCAAGTGATTTCCAGCCGCTGTTGCCCTACGACTCCAATGCCAGAGTCATACCCCAGTCTCCTTCTTCCTCATCGtcttgttttccttcttctcctgTCAACTCCTGCATCTCTGACACCCCCAGCCAATTGCAATCGGAGTGGTCTTATCCCAGTGATGGGCCTTTAAATGTCGGCTCCTCTCACTACCTCTCCTCTTCAAGCATCGCTGATTCTGTGTCTCAGTTTAGTTACCATGCtctggctgatcagaccatgaCCCAGGAAAATACCCAGAACTTCTCTGATGGTGACTCCTGTAGTGGGGAAAGCTGGAGCTACAGACCTCTTTCCCCTGCCTCCAGCATCCACAGCGGTTTCACTCAGGACAAAAGATGTGTCTCTGAAGAAGGCTGGAACTGTGAACCCCTTCTTTCTTCTGGTCGCTCCACCCCTCTCTGCATTGACAACACCTCCCTTTGTTCAGAGAAGATGTCTTCATCTCCCTTGCTGAACCGGGAGAAAAGGAAGTCCAGCACTTCAGCGTTCTACTCTCGCTCTATGACACGCAGCATCTCCCTACGCAAGTCCAAGCGCCCACCTCCCCCACCGCTGCGCTCCGACTCTTTGAGGCGTCGGCCAGGTCGCAGCAAAGCCTCTCGTTCAACAACCAGCCCACGTCCTGACCGGAGCCCCCGTGTGGATCGCAGCAGCTTGCATACGCCTAAATCATCTCCTCAGACCTTCCCTGACCCCTGGGTGCCCCGGAGTAATGCAAAACGCCGTCAGAGTGGTCTGAACTGCGGGACAGTCACAACCTTTGAGCCTTTAAGTCCAAACTCCCAAAAGGCAACTACCACTGACTCCGACCCTTCCAGTGCCAACCCAATGAGCCCCAAACACTGCCAAGCGCTTAACCCTGGATACCCAAGTTCAGAGGATAAAGACCTGAAACTCTCTCTCAACCATCAACCCGACTCCTCTGTTGCTGGGCTTCAGCGCCTTGCCTCTCCATCCAGTGGTTACTCCAGCCAGTCCAACACTCCCAGTCCTGGAACTCCAGTCTCTTCCCCCCAGAATCCTTCCTCTCCTCTTACAGCAAGCCCAGGAGCATTTTCCCTTCCTCCAACCTCCCCTTTCTTTACTTCATGCTCTTCAATCTCACCATTTTCCCCCACAGCCTCTTCCCTCTCCAGGACCAGGTCTCGAGGAAAAGAGAAGCCAAGGCCTCCAGTGCCACAGAGGAAGTCATCACTTCTCTCTTCCtcattttcctcctcctcctctctctcctcctacACCTCATCTGACTCCTTAGCCAGGCAATCACTTCTCACTGGAAtacctcctcctccacctcctcctccacttccACAGTCCACTCCCCCTGCTTCCAAGTTCTGCCCTCCAACTCCtgatcttcctcctcctcctcctcctcctcctcctcctccactcccACAGTCCACCTTTCCAGTCCCTGAGTTTTGCCTTCATGCTTcttgtcttcctcctcctcctcctcctccacctcctcttccaCAGTCTTCTCCTACAATCCCTGGATTCTGCCTCCCTGTATCTCCAGCTATCACTTCTATCCCTCCACCTCCTGTACagtcttcctcttcttctcctccttcaccaCTTAAAACTCCTTCAAAGCCTGAATTTTGCTTCCATGTTCCTCCGTCTCTTACCAAGCCTCCTCCATTTCCCAATGGTCTCCCAGCTCTATCtctacctcctcctcctcctctaccTATCCCGACCcggcctcctcctcctccctacTCCTATGCTGTGAGGCAGACTTCGCATCACTCTCTGGTCTCGACGGTACCATCCCACTTTGATCCTTTGTCACTCTACCAACCTTCTCAACCATCTTTTGAATTATCTGACACAGCTGACTCTCCTCCTCTGCCACCTTCACCTCCatctcctgctcttcctgaaccttcctccttttcttttcttccatcaAGTTTGGGCACATCTCCAAGGCCCCACTCTCATCTGATCACTGCTCAAGCATTGCAGCGTGTCAAGCTCCGCTCGGTCAAAAATCAGGCAGTACTGGACACCGAACATGACCCAACTGACAGCCAACTTCACCCTGAAGTTAGAGCTAACAGAAGCCAAAGGGAAAAGACTCAACAGGACTGTGATGTGTTAAATGAGTCATTTCTTAATTGTCTGGCCAATGCTGATGCAGAGGTGTCTGGAGCCAAACAAGCTACCTGTAACACAAATCCATTAATAGTCAGTACTGAAGTAAAACAGTCAGTACTTTATTGCAAAGACCCAATAAAAAGTGAGAGCAGGATTTCCACTGCAGAGTCAGGCGAAGCAAAGATTCAAAGACAACACGGCAGCTCAGTTAGTCAGAAAGACCATGACGTTAAGTTTAGCAAAGAAATCACGCAAAATGTCCGAGTCAATGGGCAACAGAATAAAGATTCTGACATGTGTCCCCCTGTGGCGAGTGTAAATGTCTCCAGTCCTGACAGTCCGTGGGTAAAAATGTGtcctgatgatgatgacacATATTGTATGAATAATAATATCCAGAATCCTCCATTAGAGCAACTTTCCTCAGAAGCAGACTTTGCAAAGcatataaaatgtttgagaGAAAAGACGACCAATGTAACAGAAAAGATAAACGAatatgaaagaaatgaaaagaataaatcagaaatacaaaataagactgatgtgaaaaacaataatacGGATCTTTGGTCAAGCAATCCAAGGAAGCTGTACTCCCCAGAGAAACCTGTTCCCCCTAAGAAGCCTGATCTGGGCATTCTGGGTCCCTTGACATCCCCAAAGCCTAGAAGAGGGCCAGGAGGGCCCAATAGCCCTGGGCGTATCACAGAGTCCTTTCCTAGACATAACGCTTCAGATTCCTTTAACACACAGTCCTATACATGTTCAACTAGCAACATGCCATTGCCAAAGCACTTGACAGTCAACTCTGACAATTCAGAAATACCAGGATGCTTGATGAACTCAAGAAACTCACCTGCCAGTTCTCCTCAAAGGCAGAAGCCACAGATTTTCCACAAGAAGCCAGATCCTTCGTTGACCTCTCCCAAAACAGCAAAACCAGCTTTTGCATCCAAACACACTGGAGAGAAACTCAACGGGACTTCAGCAACCGGTGATACTTTAGAAACTCAGACCACAATGGAAACCAGAAGCACCTTAGAAACTACAGCTGGTAATACTTACAACAAATCCTGCAGCTCATCACAAATGGTCGATGCCTCTGAGACCCATCACTCTTCAGGGTCCCCATTAATGGGGATGGGCCCCTCAGGAGCCCGTAAAACCACTTCTACCTGGACAGAGGCAATTCAACCTGGGGTGGCTGAGCCTGGTTTTggtaggatcattgggacaagGCAGCAGGATGAGGAGATTACCAACCATAGGAGGTTTATGAAGTCCTCACTTgctgaagatgaggaagaggaggaggaggaagatagactggaagagaaggagaggaagaaaacagtcatgatgatgatgatgatgacgtcATCCAACAAAAAAGGTAAATCCAGGAGGGTGAGGAAGAGGCGGCCAGGCCGACATTTGTTGATGATGTCCCAAAAAATGGAGCCCTCTCCCTCATCGTCATcgtcatcttcctcctcttcttcatcatcgtcttcatcatcatcagaagATGAACCAGATGTGATAAAAGAAAGGATCAGCAGGCGAAGGAAATTCAAAGTGTGCAACCAAGAGACGAGTGACTCTGAAAGCTCGTACACTCTGATTGGTCAGAGCAGGATTTCCCTCAGCAGTTTGCTGTCAACTGAGAGCCTGCAGGGGGAGCTATCACTTCCAGACCTCCTGATCAAAGAAccagatgaagaggaggaggaaccaGGAAAGGAAGAGCCCCAGCAGAAAGATGATGAGGCCAAGGAGGCCAGCAGGTCTTCAGATG acgATGTGTTCGTCAACGTTTCGGCGGATCAGATGTTGATCTCTGGTCGTCCTCGAACTACAGAGGATCTGTTCACCATCATCCACAG